A DNA window from Undibacterium sp. YM2 contains the following coding sequences:
- the kdpD gene encoding two-component system sensor histidine kinase KdpD, with the protein MATNSEQRPDPDVLLAHVQEQERRATRGKLRIYFGASAGVGKTYAMLTAARKLVAEGQQVLVGVIETHGRDETAALVDGLEVLPPKAIAYRDKTLSEFDIDTALERHPPLILMDELAHSNAAGSRHPKRWQDVDELLSAGIDVYTTVNVQHLESLNDVVGGITGIRVNETLPDKVFDEADEVVLVDIPADELLARLKSGRVYKVQQAERAAKNFFRKGNLIALRELALRRTADRVEDDVQAYRIEKSIGTIWKTDAALLACIGPHGDADHLVRSAARLASQMNSEWHAVYVETPQLQRLPSAQRERILKTLKLAQDLGATTAVLTGKDIALAIVDYAHSHNFSRVVLGRSKASKWRLAWYQTTHLKDIGSYAPDLDVIEVGQSRSGAAENENRKNASDGTADLPSPRVPARHWRYFYALLASIATGLIATPLFEIFNLVNIAMLFLLTVVLVAVKFGRGPSVLSTIVGIAVFDFFFVPPRFSFAVSDLQYLLTFAVMLLVGLITGHLTADLRYQARVASHRESRARALYEFARDLSGVLLAEQISETTQLIIQRAFRAQATLLLPDDNGRLQPPAAAVSGLDMGIAQWAFDKVEAAGIGTDTLPASNFFYLPLVAPMRTRGLLAIQPESKRWIMIPEQRQQLDTFAALAAIALERVHYIEVAQDALIHMESERLRNSLLAALSHDLRTPLTSLVGISESLAMSRPALADAQLHMAQALRDETLRLSALVTNLLDMARIESGEVKLNLQWQTFEEVVGTSLRICSAQLQTHQVETRLEAALPLINFDAVLIERVLCNLLENACKYTPENSLITISAELNGSMLEAKVYDNGPGLPAGREEAIFEKFTRGERESALPGVGLGLAICRAIITAHKGSMHAAQSPNGGACFVFTLPLGTPPAMPDLEE; encoded by the coding sequence ATGGCCACTAATAGCGAACAACGCCCTGACCCTGATGTCTTGCTTGCCCATGTGCAGGAGCAAGAACGCCGGGCCACGCGTGGCAAGCTGCGTATCTATTTTGGTGCATCCGCTGGCGTAGGCAAGACCTACGCCATGCTGACTGCCGCACGCAAGCTGGTGGCCGAAGGCCAGCAAGTGTTAGTTGGCGTTATAGAAACCCATGGCCGTGATGAAACCGCCGCCCTGGTCGATGGTCTCGAAGTCTTGCCACCCAAGGCCATTGCTTACCGCGACAAGACCCTCAGTGAATTCGACATAGACACAGCGCTGGAGCGCCATCCACCCTTGATACTGATGGATGAACTGGCGCATTCCAATGCTGCCGGTTCACGCCACCCCAAGCGCTGGCAAGACGTCGATGAATTGCTGAGTGCCGGTATCGATGTTTACACTACCGTCAATGTCCAACATCTGGAAAGCCTGAATGACGTAGTTGGTGGCATTACCGGCATACGCGTCAATGAAACCCTGCCAGACAAGGTGTTTGATGAGGCTGATGAAGTTGTGCTGGTGGATATTCCGGCTGACGAATTGCTGGCCAGGCTCAAATCTGGCCGGGTTTATAAAGTACAGCAGGCAGAACGGGCTGCCAAGAATTTTTTCCGCAAAGGTAATCTGATCGCTTTGCGCGAACTGGCCCTGCGCCGCACCGCCGACAGGGTCGAAGATGATGTACAGGCCTATCGCATAGAAAAGTCCATAGGCACGATCTGGAAGACTGATGCCGCCCTGCTGGCCTGCATAGGCCCACATGGTGATGCCGACCACCTGGTACGCAGCGCTGCCCGCCTGGCCAGCCAGATGAATTCTGAATGGCATGCCGTGTATGTAGAGACGCCGCAATTGCAAAGGCTGCCATCGGCGCAGCGCGAACGCATTTTAAAAACCCTGAAGCTGGCGCAAGACCTGGGTGCAACCACGGCTGTGCTGACTGGTAAGGATATTGCGCTGGCGATAGTTGATTATGCGCACAGCCATAATTTTTCGCGCGTGGTGCTGGGGCGGAGTAAGGCAAGCAAATGGCGACTTGCCTGGTATCAAACGACACATCTGAAAGACATAGGGAGCTATGCACCTGATCTGGACGTGATCGAGGTTGGACAAAGCCGCTCCGGTGCTGCAGAGAATGAGAATAGAAAAAACGCGTCTGATGGCACAGCTGACTTGCCCAGTCCACGAGTACCAGCACGGCATTGGCGATATTTTTATGCGCTACTGGCCAGTATAGCCACCGGCCTGATAGCTACACCTCTCTTTGAGATATTCAATCTCGTCAATATTGCCATGCTGTTTTTATTGACGGTGGTGCTGGTGGCGGTCAAATTTGGGCGCGGCCCTTCGGTGCTATCTACCATCGTTGGTATTGCCGTATTCGATTTCTTCTTTGTACCACCGCGTTTTTCGTTTGCGGTCAGCGATTTGCAGTATTTGCTGACCTTTGCCGTCATGCTTTTGGTGGGGCTGATCACCGGTCATCTGACTGCTGATCTGCGGTATCAGGCCAGGGTGGCATCGCACAGGGAATCGCGGGCGCGTGCCTTGTATGAATTCGCCCGTGACTTATCCGGTGTTTTATTGGCCGAACAGATTTCAGAAACCACTCAGCTCATCATACAAAGGGCTTTCCGCGCCCAGGCAACCCTGTTATTACCGGATGATAACGGCCGTTTGCAACCACCTGCCGCTGCAGTAAGCGGCCTGGACATGGGCATTGCGCAATGGGCTTTCGACAAGGTAGAAGCCGCAGGCATAGGCACCGATACCCTGCCCGCCAGTAACTTCTTTTACCTGCCGCTGGTGGCACCCATGCGCACCCGTGGCTTGCTGGCGATACAGCCAGAGAGCAAGCGCTGGATCATGATCCCTGAGCAAAGGCAGCAACTCGATACCTTTGCCGCCCTGGCAGCGATAGCATTGGAGCGTGTGCACTATATCGAAGTCGCACAAGATGCCCTGATCCACATGGAATCTGAACGCCTGCGTAACTCCCTGCTGGCTGCGCTGTCACATGACTTGCGCACGCCGCTGACTTCGCTGGTAGGCATCTCGGAATCCCTGGCTATGTCCAGACCCGCACTGGCAGATGCGCAACTGCACATGGCGCAGGCCCTGCGTGACGAGACCCTGCGCCTGTCTGCCCTGGTGACCAACCTGCTCGACATGGCGAGGATAGAAAGTGGTGAAGTCAAACTGAATCTCCAATGGCAAACTTTTGAAGAAGTGGTCGGCACTTCCCTGCGCATCTGCAGCGCGCAACTGCAAACACATCAAGTGGAAACCAGGCTGGAAGCTGCTTTGCCTCTCATCAATTTTGATGCCGTACTGATAGAGCGGGTGCTGTGCAACCTGCTGGAAAATGCCTGCAAATACACGCCAGAAAATTCACTCATCACGATCTCGGCAGAACTCAATGGCAGCATGCTGGAAGCCAAGGTCTACGACAATGGGCCGGGTTTGCCAGCCGGGCGTGAAGAAGCCATATTTGAAAAATTTACCCGGGGTGAACGTGAATCTGCCCTGCCCGGCGTTGGCCTGGGGCTGGCAATTTGCCGTGCCATTATCACGGCCCACAAGGGCAGCATGCATGCAGCGCAGTCGCCCAATGGTGGAGCCTGCTTTGTATTTACCCTGCCTTTAGGCACGCCACCGGCGATGCCTGATCTTGAAGAATAA
- a CDS encoding TorF family putative porin → MKKLIMAAAISTVFFATYASAEDAKPEHEVSFNAAVTSDYRYRGISQTRLQAALQGGADYTHNPSGFYAGTWASTIKWTKDAGGGGDVEIDLYAGKRGELSKDISYDVGVLSYVYPSNGLAVSANTTEIYGQLSYGPAYAKYSHSVTNLFGFADSKNSGYLDLGANVEMAAGLTLNLHAGHQQVKNNGAYSYTDWKLGLTKDFGIVTGAVAVIGTNAGEVAYASPANGKFLGKTALVVTVSKTF, encoded by the coding sequence ATGAAAAAACTCATCATGGCAGCAGCCATCAGCACTGTCTTTTTTGCCACATACGCCAGCGCAGAAGATGCCAAACCTGAACATGAAGTCAGCTTCAATGCAGCAGTGACTTCTGACTATCGTTATCGCGGCATTTCGCAAACACGTCTGCAAGCTGCATTGCAGGGTGGGGCTGACTATACCCATAACCCCAGCGGCTTTTACGCTGGCACCTGGGCATCCACCATCAAATGGACCAAGGATGCCGGTGGTGGTGGCGATGTGGAAATTGATCTGTACGCAGGCAAGCGTGGCGAGCTCAGCAAGGACATCAGTTATGATGTTGGCGTACTCAGCTACGTTTATCCGTCGAATGGCCTGGCTGTGAGCGCCAACACTACAGAGATTTATGGCCAGCTTTCCTACGGCCCGGCCTATGCCAAATATTCACACTCTGTCACCAACCTGTTCGGTTTTGCTGACAGTAAAAACAGTGGTTACCTGGACCTGGGCGCGAATGTGGAAATGGCCGCTGGCCTGACACTGAACCTGCATGCCGGTCACCAGCAAGTCAAGAACAATGGCGCTTACAGTTATACAGACTGGAAGCTGGGTCTGACAAAAGACTTTGGTATCGTTACAGGTGCTGTGGCCGTCATCGGCACCAATGCCGGTGAAGTGGCTTATGCATCGCCAGCCAATGGCAAGTTCCTGGGCAAGACAGCACTGGTCGTCACGGTTAGCAAGACATTCTGA
- the dapA gene encoding 4-hydroxy-tetrahydrodipicolinate synthase, which produces MSIYEGIWVPLVTPFKNGKPELDKIQQLATQLMAAGIHGLVVCGTTGEAAILTEHEQKQLLAAVLEVTKNSCPVLMGISGSDTRSLAEKVQAYDDQHLQGFLVSAPSYLRPSQEGVRLHLETIARATEKDIVLYNVPARTGVNIDLSTVIALEKQKNIVAIKESSGNLTQMMGLVNCSHLKVLCGDDAMLMDTLSMGGQGAISAAAHVRPDLFVQLYELMRADYFPEAQALFAEMQNLVRLLFSESNPAPVKAALAMQGLIQEEMRLPMTAMSLAGKIKLAQELERLADLPLPVKARSLPAPVIHNVRTLRMVR; this is translated from the coding sequence ATGTCTATCTATGAAGGCATCTGGGTTCCGCTTGTCACGCCATTTAAGAATGGCAAACCTGAGCTCGATAAAATACAGCAACTTGCTACGCAATTGATGGCAGCAGGCATACATGGCCTGGTGGTCTGTGGCACGACTGGGGAAGCGGCGATACTGACTGAGCATGAGCAAAAACAGTTGCTGGCTGCCGTGCTGGAAGTGACGAAAAATTCTTGTCCTGTACTGATGGGTATCAGCGGTAGCGATACACGTTCGCTGGCAGAAAAAGTACAAGCTTATGATGACCAGCATCTGCAAGGTTTTCTGGTCAGCGCACCATCTTATCTGCGTCCTTCACAAGAAGGTGTGCGCCTGCATTTAGAGACTATCGCCAGGGCGACTGAGAAAGATATCGTCCTGTATAACGTGCCAGCCAGAACCGGCGTCAATATAGACCTGAGCACCGTCATTGCACTGGAAAAGCAAAAGAATATCGTCGCTATCAAAGAGAGCAGTGGCAATCTGACGCAAATGATGGGTCTGGTAAATTGCAGCCACCTGAAGGTTTTATGCGGTGATGATGCCATGTTGATGGATACCTTGAGCATGGGTGGCCAGGGTGCTATTTCTGCGGCGGCGCATGTGCGGCCTGATCTGTTCGTGCAATTGTATGAACTCATGCGCGCCGATTATTTTCCTGAAGCACAGGCTCTGTTTGCCGAAATGCAAAATCTCGTACGCCTGCTGTTTTCTGAATCCAATCCGGCACCCGTCAAGGCAGCCCTGGCAATGCAGGGTCTGATACAGGAAGAAATGCGCCTGCCCATGACAGCCATGTCGCTTGCAGGGAAAATCAAACTCGCACAAGAGCTGGAGAGACTGGCAGACTTGCCCCTGCCTGTCAAAGCCAGGAGCTTGCCTGCTCCTGTCATCCACAATGTCCGTACCCTGCGCATGGTGCGCTGA
- the kdpE gene encoding two-component system response regulator KdpE, with protein MTTATQTTPVALLVEDEPQIRRFVRNALEEEQWQVHESVNLQRGLVDAGTRQPDLIILDLGLPDGDGIDFILDVRKWSNVPIIVLSARVSEQDKIRALDAGADDYLSKPFGVGELLARVRATFRRQRQPGVNLDGIVQFGDVKVDMKARLVTKAGAMVKLTPTEFRLLMVLVTNVGRVVTNPQLLREVWGPSHSESGHYLRIYMGHLRQKLEDDPAQPRYLLTETAIGYRLLLPT; from the coding sequence ATGACTACTGCTACTCAAACAACACCAGTCGCCTTGCTGGTTGAAGATGAACCACAGATACGCCGCTTCGTGCGCAATGCGCTTGAAGAAGAGCAATGGCAAGTCCATGAATCAGTCAACTTGCAACGTGGTCTCGTCGATGCCGGTACACGCCAGCCTGACCTCATCATCCTTGACCTGGGTCTGCCAGATGGCGACGGCATCGATTTCATCCTCGATGTACGCAAATGGTCTAACGTACCCATCATCGTCTTGTCTGCCCGCGTCAGTGAACAGGACAAGATCAGGGCGCTGGATGCCGGAGCAGATGATTACCTCAGCAAGCCTTTTGGTGTCGGCGAATTGCTGGCACGCGTACGCGCGACCTTCCGGCGTCAGCGCCAGCCTGGTGTCAATCTGGATGGCATAGTCCAGTTCGGTGATGTCAAGGTCGATATGAAAGCCCGCCTGGTGACCAAGGCCGGGGCGATGGTGAAGCTGACACCGACAGAATTCCGGCTGCTGATGGTGCTGGTCACCAATGTTGGCAGGGTCGTCACCAACCCGCAATTACTGCGTGAAGTCTGGGGCCCCAGCCACTCCGAAAGCGGCCATTACCTGCGCATCTACATGGGGCATTTGCGACAGAAACTCGAAGATGACCCGGCACAGCCGCGTTATCTCTTGACGGAAACAGCGATAGGCTACCGCCTCTTGCTCCCAACTTAA
- a CDS encoding hybrid sensor histidine kinase/response regulator — MFNFRNCLLTVFAMLAYPWQVAGAAAPAADLTSPHGQDIWFWLTLTLVALAIITAAYTWHVRALKRQKRALETEIRLRTAEIQAQKEELEKINQTLLKVNKRQEAQQSELTRFLAVASHDLRQPMHALNLYLGALFSFELPAAVRPVVNNLRNCARTMDDMFANLLDLSRLDAQIVEPQLQEFAIAEVLGKLDVEFTPQAIAKGLHFEIHHSMAIVNSDADLVEQILRNLIANALRYTPKGQVVVKCLEFDQQLHIAVEDTGIGISKHDQETIFEEFFQVGSASESRHSTAGMGLGLAIVQRLVRLLNIPIKLQSQPGQGSTFAISLPLAASQDVTDKHGRSKASNSASLLQALIVVIDDDESILTAMRALLELWDARVITATSGKEAMALCSEEIKIPDLLICDYRLGSNENGIDLVAKLREEFNLQIPAILITGNISPQLSEAAKTAALTLMHKPIQAENLHLNLKQLLSETKE, encoded by the coding sequence ATGTTTAATTTCCGCAACTGCCTGCTGACAGTTTTTGCCATGCTGGCTTATCCCTGGCAAGTGGCCGGAGCAGCCGCGCCTGCCGCTGACCTGACATCACCCCACGGGCAAGACATCTGGTTCTGGCTGACCCTGACCCTGGTGGCACTGGCTATCATTACTGCGGCTTATACCTGGCACGTGCGCGCTCTGAAACGGCAGAAGCGGGCACTGGAAACTGAAATCAGGCTCAGGACTGCGGAAATACAGGCGCAAAAAGAAGAACTCGAAAAAATCAACCAGACCTTGCTGAAAGTGAATAAACGGCAAGAAGCGCAACAAAGCGAACTGACACGCTTTCTGGCCGTTGCCAGCCATGATCTGCGCCAGCCCATGCATGCGCTGAATCTCTATCTCGGTGCACTGTTCAGTTTTGAACTGCCAGCCGCTGTGCGCCCTGTCGTGAACAATCTCAGAAACTGCGCACGTACCATGGATGACATGTTTGCAAATCTGCTCGACCTGTCACGCCTGGATGCGCAAATCGTCGAACCGCAATTGCAGGAATTTGCGATTGCCGAAGTGCTGGGAAAACTCGATGTGGAATTCACACCCCAGGCAATCGCCAAGGGTCTGCATTTTGAAATCCACCACAGCATGGCCATCGTCAATAGCGACGCCGACCTGGTCGAACAGATACTGCGCAACCTGATTGCCAATGCCCTGCGTTACACCCCAAAAGGCCAGGTCGTGGTCAAGTGCCTGGAGTTTGACCAGCAGTTGCATATCGCCGTGGAAGATACCGGCATAGGTATTTCGAAACATGACCAGGAAACCATCTTTGAAGAATTTTTCCAGGTAGGGTCAGCATCTGAATCCCGACACAGCACCGCAGGCATGGGGCTGGGCCTGGCCATCGTACAAAGACTGGTGCGACTTTTAAACATCCCCATCAAATTGCAATCACAGCCTGGCCAGGGCTCGACATTTGCAATCAGTCTGCCCCTGGCTGCCAGCCAGGATGTAACAGACAAACATGGCCGCAGCAAGGCCAGCAACAGCGCCTCCCTGCTGCAAGCCCTGATTGTCGTCATCGATGATGACGAGAGCATATTAACGGCCATGCGTGCCTTGCTGGAACTCTGGGACGCCCGCGTCATTACCGCCACGTCCGGCAAAGAGGCGATGGCACTGTGCAGTGAAGAAATCAAGATTCCTGATTTGCTGATCTGTGATTACCGCCTCGGTTCCAATGAAAACGGCATAGACCTGGTTGCCAAGCTGCGTGAAGAATTCAATCTGCAGATACCCGCCATACTCATCACCGGCAATATCTCTCCACAGTTGTCAGAAGCTGCCAAGACGGCAGCGCTGACCTTGATGCACAAACCCATACAGGCAGAAAACCTGCATCTGAACCTCAAACAATTACTGAGCGAGACGAAAGAGTAA